A region of Maridesulfovibrio sp. DNA encodes the following proteins:
- a CDS encoding PAS domain S-box protein — protein MARHVAHDLKLHFLVLEDKLLSLNRYINFRSLLDIEIQSVADELISKQDSICSVLFLDSRGHVKARASSSNVYSRSESLAPDEAVLFKKIISSGRVAYGNVRDKLNCGDPLFSLGVPLIDRKAGEESGVILVEFRLGKAWQNVTEENFREGEYLYLVGEDGEILAHPDFEMLPAERPFASADNGKIRKNSSGDFVIGASANLEFGNLTFQVVSEKMAATALIPAFRSAGIALLATIITAGLVFAATIRAARKITRPVKLLTSAALNIKERGFYPGISISGFKEIEDLSEAFDSMTRNLQHMLEELAHEVQIRKASEEALSLSEERFRAMFEFNSVAMLLIDPDDGRILEANNAASRFYGWSVEDITKLSVFDINNAAPASVKENLNNVVENKCTRIEFEHKLADGSVCDVDIYTGPISLGGKSVVFSSVIDITKRKKAERELVDSEERFRALHNASFGGIAIHEQGRILDCNQGLADISGYGVDELAGMDITQLIAEKSQAAVERKIEKGVENSYEANGIHKDGTEYPVRLESRNIPYRGRVVQVLEFRDMTSQKRAEEFLIQNEKMMSLGGLAAGMAHEINNPLAAIVGSCQNLQNRLLKDHPMNRKVAEECDTSFDSIVRYVQQRDCDNMVHSIYESGKRAAGIVKDMLSFGRKNEMSLISNKITELMDNTIKLVSNDYDLKKNYDFKKIDIVREYEDIHDSVVCYSNQIQQVFFNLLKNSAHAMAEKDFSEGVPRIIVRSYVRNGMSVIEVEDNGPGLAAECRQKIFEPFFSTKSPGKGTGLGLSVSYFIIVKQHGGSMEVFSEPGEWTRFVISIPVAGPQSVDDVRT, from the coding sequence ATGGCAAGACATGTTGCTCATGATTTGAAACTTCATTTTTTAGTACTTGAAGATAAACTGTTGAGCCTTAATAGGTACATAAATTTTAGATCATTATTAGATATTGAAATACAAAGTGTCGCGGATGAATTGATATCAAAGCAGGATTCTATCTGTTCTGTTCTGTTTCTTGATTCCCGTGGACACGTAAAGGCGCGGGCTTCTTCAAGCAATGTTTATAGCAGATCCGAATCATTAGCACCGGATGAAGCTGTTCTTTTTAAAAAGATTATTTCATCAGGCAGAGTTGCCTATGGGAATGTCCGGGATAAACTTAATTGCGGAGATCCCTTGTTTTCGCTCGGCGTTCCTTTGATTGACAGGAAAGCAGGTGAGGAGAGCGGCGTAATTCTGGTTGAGTTCCGGCTTGGTAAGGCATGGCAGAATGTTACTGAAGAGAATTTTCGTGAAGGTGAGTACCTTTACCTTGTAGGTGAGGACGGAGAGATTCTGGCCCATCCTGACTTTGAAATGTTGCCTGCTGAAAGGCCTTTTGCATCTGCTGATAACGGAAAAATACGAAAAAATAGCAGCGGCGATTTTGTTATCGGGGCTTCTGCCAATCTGGAATTCGGTAATCTTACATTTCAGGTAGTTTCCGAAAAAATGGCCGCAACAGCCCTTATTCCCGCATTCCGCTCTGCCGGCATAGCCCTGCTGGCGACAATCATTACCGCCGGGTTGGTATTTGCCGCTACAATTCGTGCTGCCCGGAAAATAACCCGGCCAGTCAAGCTTTTAACTTCAGCCGCTCTGAATATTAAAGAACGTGGCTTTTATCCCGGTATATCCATTTCAGGGTTCAAGGAAATTGAAGATCTGTCTGAGGCTTTTGACTCCATGACCCGCAACCTTCAGCATATGCTCGAGGAGTTGGCCCATGAAGTTCAGATACGTAAAGCTTCCGAAGAGGCCCTTTCATTGAGTGAAGAGCGTTTTCGGGCCATGTTTGAGTTTAATTCTGTAGCAATGCTGCTTATTGATCCAGACGACGGTAGAATTCTTGAGGCCAATAATGCCGCAAGCCGTTTTTACGGCTGGTCAGTGGAGGATATAACCAAACTGAGTGTTTTTGACATTAATAACGCTGCTCCTGCTTCTGTTAAGGAGAATCTGAATAATGTGGTGGAGAATAAGTGTACGAGGATTGAGTTTGAGCATAAATTAGCTGACGGTAGCGTTTGTGATGTGGATATATATACCGGGCCGATTTCCTTGGGGGGGAAGTCGGTAGTTTTTTCCAGTGTAATTGACATTACCAAGCGTAAGAAGGCCGAACGGGAGTTAGTGGACAGCGAGGAACGTTTTCGCGCTCTGCATAACGCTTCATTCGGCGGGATAGCTATTCATGAGCAGGGGCGGATTCTGGACTGCAATCAGGGGCTTGCTGATATTTCAGGTTACGGAGTCGATGAGTTGGCGGGCATGGATATTACGCAGTTGATAGCTGAAAAATCTCAGGCTGCAGTAGAGAGAAAAATCGAAAAAGGTGTTGAAAATTCATATGAAGCCAATGGAATACATAAGGATGGAACAGAGTATCCGGTCCGGTTGGAATCAAGAAATATCCCGTATAGAGGGCGTGTTGTTCAGGTTCTGGAATTCAGGGATATGACCAGTCAGAAAAGGGCAGAAGAATTTCTTATTCAGAATGAAAAAATGATGTCTCTCGGTGGACTGGCTGCTGGAATGGCCCATGAAATCAACAATCCACTTGCTGCAATTGTAGGGTCTTGCCAGAACCTGCAGAACAGGTTGTTAAAGGACCATCCAATGAACAGGAAAGTCGCGGAAGAATGCGATACCTCGTTTGACAGTATTGTCCGCTATGTCCAGCAGCGGGACTGTGACAACATGGTGCATTCTATTTATGAATCAGGAAAGAGGGCCGCAGGCATTGTAAAAGATATGCTCAGCTTCGGCCGCAAGAATGAAATGTCCCTGATCAGTAACAAGATTACCGAGTTGATGGATAATACCATCAAATTGGTAAGCAATGATTATGATCTCAAAAAAAATTATGATTTCAAAAAGATCGACATTGTAAGGGAATACGAAGACATTCATGACAGTGTGGTTTGTTACAGCAATCAGATTCAACAGGTTTTTTTCAATTTGTTGAAAAATTCTGCTCACGCAATGGCTGAAAAAGATTTTTCTGAAGGAGTACCACGAATTATTGTCAGGAGTTACGTCAGAAATGGAAT